From a single Rutidosis leptorrhynchoides isolate AG116_Rl617_1_P2 chromosome 5, CSIRO_AGI_Rlap_v1, whole genome shotgun sequence genomic region:
- the LOC139847371 gene encoding uncharacterized protein: protein MYNEGAPEFVVDQGMYYPSAANNGYIYTGLESPGDWDDHHRVFSVDGQNIQYIGSQTESMPYVYYTPTYAYAQSPYNPYNPYIPGAMIGADGSYVGSQPYYVIYENGASSPSYYPMVVQPGQETYTSSTIDQYRDMAASTANRVDSSGFNGNSSSTGGTFAMNPGTGASNHTIAYGKGSDGFKSNSGPNKLTSANGGVTSNSITGPASSQIMQGQGTQAVDKLLNRKAASVHNQLNVTLPSGNGLSNFGSSGNGQIVVDKARSNLSFAKTTNDLNGNPNSLGEQNRGPRTTASNSRLNVKAYSTRAGNHDAQGNISISMDQYNKEDFPIEYVNAKFYVIKSYSEDDVHKSIKYNVWSSTPNGNKKLNGAFEEAQKISVADSKGCPIFLFFSVNASGQFCGVAEMTGHVEFHKDMDFWQQDKWSGSFPVKWHIIKDVPNPHFRHIILENNEHKPVTNSRDTQEIKYKKGIEMLRVFKNYVSKTSILDDFMYYENRERILQEEKARLLIRSYVTPVYTPILNPPRMFNGSLGLASNGDEKSGQNNIKPSTSVVTSVAVNDNIKVVDGKPTENDVLRFRSLSITSPEQTETKLVEDCGTSVSAVCTTETSNVLTVGSMPVEVNGFNESSSYLTVGTIPLDPKALKVKETGASKQILQRPQLTKANK from the exons ATGTATAACGAAGGTGCCCCAGAGTTTGTTGTTGACCAGGGCATGTATTATCCTTCAGCGGCCAATAACGGCTATATTTATACAG GATTGGAATCGCCTGGTGATTGGGATGACCACCATAGAGTTTTTAGTGTGGATGGTCAAAATATTCAGTACATA GGCTCACAAACAGAAAGTATGCCATATGTGTATTATACACCTACTTATGCATATGCACAGTCTCCATATAACCCATACAATCCTTACATTCCTGGTGCTATGATTGGAGCCGATGGCTCTTATGTCGGGTCACAACCGTACTATGTAATATACGAAAATGGCGCTTCTTCACCATCTTATTACCCTATGGTTGTTCAACCTGGTCAAGAGACTTACACAAGTAGTACAATTGACCAATATAGGGATATGGCAGCATCAACCGCTAATCGTGTTGATTCATCAGGGTTCAATGGTAATTCATCATCAACAGGTGGAACTTTTGCTATGAATCCTGGTACGGGTGCTTCAAATCACACAATTGCTTATGGAAAAGGTTCAGATGGCTTTAAAAGTAACAGTGGACCAAACAAGTTAACTTCGGCTAATGGTGGGGTCACTTCCAATAGTATAACTGGTCCTGCATCATCTCAAATAATGCAG GGTCAAGGCACTCAAGCTGTTGATAAACTTTTAAATAGGAAGGCTGCATCTGTTCATAACCAGCTAAACGTTACTCTTCCTTCTGGTAATGGATTGTCTAATTTTGGCTCAAGTGGTAATGGGCAGATTGTAGTTGATAAGGCTCGTTCAAACCTATCGTTTGCTAAAACTACAAACGATCTAAATGGAAATCCCAATAGTTTGGGTGAACAGAATCGTGGTCCTAGAACGACTGCATCAAATTCGCGGTTGAATGTTAAAGCTTACTCAACGAGGGCTGGAAATCATGATGCACAAGGAAATATTTCAATTTCTATGGACCAGTATAACAAGGAGGATTTTCCTATTGAatatgtgaatgcaaagttttacgTTATAAAATCATACAGCGAAGATGATGTTCATAAGAGTATCAAATATAACGTGTGGTCATCTACACCTAACGGAAACAAGAAACTAAATGGTGCCTTCGAAGAAGCCCAGAAAATATCTGTCGCAGACTCTAAAGGCTGTCCCATCTTTCTCTTTTTCTCT GTTAACGCAAGTGGACAATTTTGTGGCGTTGCTGAAATGACTGGCCATGTAGAGTTCCATAAAGATATGGATTTTTGGCAGCAGGACAAATGGAGTGGAAGTTTTCCGGTGAAGTGGCATATAATAAAAGACGTGCCAAATCCACACTTTCGTCACATCATATTAGAGAACAACGAGCATAAACCAGTAACAAATAGTCGTGATACACAAGAG ATTAAATATAAAAAAGGTATAGAAATGTTGAGAGTATTCAAGAACTATGTATCGAAGACGTCGATACTTGATGATTTTATGTATTATGAGAATCGGGAACGAATATTGCAAGAAGAGAAAGCAAGATTACTAATCAGAAGTTACGTCACTCCAGTATATACGCCTATTTTAAATCCTCCCCGTATGTTTAATGGTTCGCTTGGTTTGGCTTCAAATGGAGATGAAAAATCTGGCCAGAACAATATAAAACCCTCAACAAGTGTTGTTACGAGTGTTGCAGTTAATGATAATATAAAAGTGGTTGATGGAAAACCAACAGAAAATGATGTTTTACGTTTTCGCTCGCTTTCTATAACGTCCCCAGAACAGACAGAGACCAAGCTAGTGGAAGATTGTGGTACTTCTGTTTCTGCAGTATGTACTACCGAAACTAGCAATGTTTTGACTGTGGGGTCAATGCCAGTTGAGGTCAACGGGTTTAATGAATCGTCTAGTTATTTAACTGTGGGGACGATTCCACTTGATCCTAAAGCTCTTAAGGTAAAGGAAACTGGTGCATCTAAACAGATTCTACAAAGGCCACAGCTAACAAAGGCTAATAAGTAA